The proteins below are encoded in one region of Pseudoduganella armeniaca:
- a CDS encoding MFS transporter, giving the protein MSERTNWPAIVVLWCCGIGAAMQFAKVAAGFDALGRHYGLSLGGTGWLLSVVGTVGLLFGATAGLAVSRANLRTVLCGALAVGAVLSAAEAMLPPLPLFVGLRLAEGVSHLVVVIVAPILMNGCSTARHRAVVMGLWGTFFGVAFSLTNLVAPALLRHGVTGLLAAHAAWMAGLALLVAVLLRAGAVATMPAAAPLTWRRFLAQHAQIYANRATALPGLLFLFHTLMFIALLTFVPRLLPESQRAALLFVLPLCGVAGTFAAGLLAQYLVTPVRLTGLGFAAVGLAAFGVQASAGSAAAAACAILLLFVSGIVQGAVFTTVPYLNQDPGQQACAHGAVAQLGNLGATVGPPAIGASFAAHGPLGLAVPVALLAACGLVLALASSRRPAPLPLRAVPGE; this is encoded by the coding sequence ATGAGCGAACGCACCAACTGGCCGGCGATCGTCGTGTTGTGGTGCTGCGGCATCGGCGCGGCCATGCAGTTCGCGAAGGTCGCGGCCGGCTTCGACGCGCTCGGCCGGCATTACGGCCTGTCGCTCGGCGGTACCGGCTGGCTGCTGTCGGTGGTCGGCACGGTGGGCCTGCTGTTCGGCGCCACCGCGGGGCTGGCCGTCAGCCGCGCCAACCTGCGCACGGTGCTGTGCGGCGCGCTGGCCGTGGGCGCCGTGCTGTCGGCCGCCGAGGCGATGCTGCCGCCGCTGCCGCTGTTCGTCGGGCTGCGCCTGGCCGAAGGGGTCTCGCACCTGGTCGTCGTCATCGTCGCGCCGATCCTGATGAACGGCTGCAGCACGGCGCGGCACCGGGCCGTGGTGATGGGCTTGTGGGGCACGTTCTTCGGCGTGGCGTTTTCGCTGACCAACCTGGTCGCGCCGGCGCTGCTGCGCCACGGCGTGACCGGCCTGCTGGCGGCCCACGCGGCCTGGATGGCCGGCCTGGCCCTGCTGGTGGCCGTGCTGCTGCGCGCAGGCGCCGTGGCGACCATGCCGGCGGCCGCGCCGCTCACATGGCGCCGCTTCCTGGCGCAGCATGCGCAGATCTACGCCAACCGCGCCACCGCGCTGCCCGGCCTGCTGTTCCTGTTCCACACCTTGATGTTCATCGCCCTGCTGACCTTCGTGCCGCGCCTGCTGCCCGAGTCGCAGCGGGCGGCCCTTCTGTTCGTACTGCCGCTGTGCGGCGTGGCCGGCACGTTCGCGGCCGGCCTGCTGGCCCAGTACCTCGTGACGCCGGTACGCCTGACGGGGCTGGGCTTCGCCGCGGTCGGGCTGGCGGCGTTCGGCGTGCAGGCGAGCGCCGGCAGTGCGGCCGCGGCGGCATGCGCGATCCTGCTGCTGTTCGTCTCCGGCATCGTGCAGGGCGCCGTCTTCACCACGGTACCCTACCTGAACCAGGACCCGGGCCAGCAGGCCTGCGCCCACGGCGCGGTGGCCCAGCTGGGCAACCTGGGCGCGACCGTCGGCCCACCCGCGATCGGCGCCAGCTTCGCCGCCCACGGCCCGCTCGGCCTGGCCGTGCCGGTCGCCCTGCTGGCGGCGTGCGGGCTGGTGCTGGCACTGGCCAGCAGCCGCCGGCCGGCGCCGCTGCCACTGCGGGCGGTGCCCGGCGAGTAG